In the genome of Bradyrhizobium arachidis, one region contains:
- a CDS encoding GntP family permease, with protein sequence MGLLGVLVGLALLMWLAYRGVSVLLVSPLAALIAAAFSGEPLLAQWTQTFMSGAARFVAQWFPMFMLGGLFGKLMGDSGSISAIARGLTKRLGTSRTILAVVIASAIVTYGGVSVFVAFFVLVPMAHEMFRAADLPRRLLPATIGLGAFTFTMSVMPGTPSVNNAIPMPYFGTTTFAAPGLSIIASIIIFVFGMWWLRRAEAAALKAGEGYGGGVDVAPVVSEMVREQAAPAGDFDPAELPHGKPAESGPSFALAVLPLVVVIGTNFLMSLVVFPRLDFSFLSEEQWGGTTIGAVSGVWSVIVALVAANLTVLLVNLRRLPSVRESLDAGANSAALPMLMIASLVGFGAVVAALPAFATVRDAVFSIQGGPLVSLAVSMNVLAGLTGTASGGMAIVLNAFGDDFMRLAAEHHLAPELMHRITTMSAGTLDALPHNGTVLLLLQISGLTHRESYLDMVMTVIVSCIIALVAVLILGSMFGSF encoded by the coding sequence ATGGGATTGCTTGGGGTGTTGGTCGGACTAGCGCTGCTGATGTGGCTCGCGTACCGGGGCGTCAGCGTGCTGCTGGTCTCTCCGCTGGCGGCGCTCATCGCGGCCGCATTCTCGGGCGAACCGTTGCTGGCGCAATGGACGCAAACATTCATGAGCGGGGCGGCGCGGTTCGTCGCGCAATGGTTTCCCATGTTCATGCTGGGTGGCCTGTTCGGCAAGCTGATGGGGGACAGCGGCTCGATCAGCGCCATCGCGCGAGGTCTGACGAAAAGGCTGGGAACCAGCCGCACGATATTGGCGGTGGTGATCGCCTCGGCGATCGTGACCTACGGCGGCGTGAGCGTGTTCGTCGCATTCTTCGTGCTGGTGCCGATGGCGCACGAGATGTTCCGGGCCGCGGACCTGCCGCGCCGTCTGTTGCCGGCAACGATCGGGCTCGGTGCATTCACGTTCACGATGTCGGTGATGCCCGGAACGCCCTCAGTCAACAACGCCATTCCGATGCCGTACTTCGGCACCACCACCTTCGCGGCTCCCGGCCTCAGTATTATCGCGTCGATTATCATTTTCGTCTTCGGAATGTGGTGGCTACGTCGGGCCGAGGCGGCTGCACTCAAGGCCGGCGAGGGGTACGGCGGCGGGGTCGATGTCGCGCCGGTCGTCAGCGAGATGGTTCGCGAGCAGGCGGCCCCCGCAGGCGACTTCGATCCGGCCGAGCTGCCGCATGGCAAGCCAGCCGAAAGTGGGCCTAGCTTCGCGCTCGCCGTGCTGCCCCTGGTCGTTGTCATTGGCACGAACTTCCTGATGTCGCTTGTGGTGTTCCCGCGACTCGATTTTTCGTTTCTATCGGAGGAGCAGTGGGGCGGCACGACCATCGGGGCCGTGTCCGGCGTCTGGTCAGTCATCGTAGCGCTCGTTGCAGCAAACCTGACCGTCCTTCTCGTCAACCTGCGACGCTTGCCCTCCGTGCGCGAAAGTCTCGACGCCGGAGCGAATTCCGCCGCGTTGCCGATGCTGATGATCGCGAGTCTTGTCGGCTTCGGCGCAGTCGTGGCCGCACTACCGGCATTTGCGACGGTTCGCGACGCGGTCTTCTCGATTCAGGGCGGACCGCTCGTCTCGCTGGCCGTCTCGATGAATGTCCTGGCGGGGTTGACCGGGACCGCGTCCGGCGGCATGGCCATCGTCCTCAACGCGTTCGGCGACGACTTCATGCGCCTCGCGGCCGAGCACCACCTCGCTCCGGAATTGATGCATCGCATCACGACGATGAGCGCCGGTACACTGGACGCGCTTCCCCACAACGGCACCGTGCTCCTGCTGTTGCAGATCAGTGGTCTCACCCACCGTGAAAGCTATCTCGACATGGTGATGACCGTGATCGTCAGCTGCATCATCGCGCTCGTTGCCGTCCTGATCCTGGGGTCGATGTTCGGATCGTTCTAA
- a CDS encoding SDR family NAD(P)-dependent oxidoreductase, giving the protein MNSNFSLAPGFHAVVIGGAGDIGAAISNQFCDLGATVTATGANDTDLARTLLKPRAGLTLATLDVTDDAAVMSFARQHKRVDALVNCAGILARDKEFEIETFMKVLDVNLTGTFRTCMAFRPLLAQSKGSIVNIASMNATLALPRIPAYCASKGGVVMLTKALALKWAEEGIRVNAVAPGYIETAINAAGRTDRAHYQRIADRTAFKRWGQPEDIAGAVAFLCMPASQYATGTVVAVDGGFLAG; this is encoded by the coding sequence ATGAATTCCAACTTTTCTCTCGCACCCGGCTTTCATGCCGTCGTGATCGGCGGCGCCGGCGACATCGGCGCTGCGATCAGCAACCAGTTTTGCGACCTCGGCGCGACTGTCACGGCAACCGGTGCCAACGATACCGATCTTGCCCGCACCCTGCTCAAGCCACGCGCGGGCCTCACGCTCGCGACGCTGGATGTCACCGATGATGCGGCTGTCATGTCATTCGCCCGCCAGCACAAGCGCGTCGACGCGCTGGTCAATTGCGCCGGCATTCTTGCACGCGACAAGGAATTCGAGATCGAGACTTTCATGAAGGTGCTCGACGTCAATCTCACCGGCACGTTCCGGACCTGCATGGCATTCCGTCCGCTGCTCGCGCAGAGCAAGGGTTCGATCGTCAACATCGCCTCGATGAATGCGACGCTGGCGCTGCCGCGCATCCCTGCCTATTGCGCCAGCAAGGGCGGCGTCGTGATGTTGACCAAGGCACTCGCCCTCAAATGGGCCGAGGAAGGTATCCGCGTCAATGCGGTGGCACCCGGCTACATCGAAACCGCGATCAACGCCGCCGGCCGCACCGATCGCGCACATTATCAACGCATCGCCGACCGCACTGCCTTCAAGCGCTGGGGACAACCAGAGGACATTGCCGGCGCAGTCGCATTCCTCTGCATGCCGGCGTCGCAATATGCGACGGGTACGGTGGTCGCGGTGGACGGCGGATTCCTTGCGGGATGA
- a CDS encoding LacI family DNA-binding transcriptional regulator, which yields MRLTNAKSVKQGIRAVAARAGVSTASVSRALNNPNAVSPSLRARIEQAIDALGYIPHAPARILSSRRSRTLGAIVPTIDNTMFARGIASLQQYLSSVGYMLFLTTSGYDLDVELQQARNLISRGVDGLVLRGDCHHDGLRKLLADNAVPFINVGIYQPDRPYPCVGTDNEAAAHRAAAHVIELGHRRIGIVSALQRNNDRASARVAGFRRALAENGLELPPQWHVEVPYTLDDAREAARYLLNLKDRPTAVVCGNDVIAYGVLLEAERDGFSVPRDLSVVGFDDLDWSRHLRPSLTTIHVPTGETWQRAGEYLVRSLAGEQTIMHREIDFSLVVRESTAPPPKSLK from the coding sequence ATGAGACTGACCAACGCCAAGTCTGTGAAGCAGGGCATCCGCGCCGTGGCGGCCCGCGCCGGCGTCTCGACGGCATCGGTCTCGCGCGCCCTCAACAATCCCAACGCGGTGAGCCCGTCCTTACGCGCGCGCATCGAGCAGGCCATCGACGCGCTCGGCTACATCCCGCATGCGCCGGCACGGATCCTCTCATCGCGCCGCTCGCGCACGCTCGGCGCGATCGTGCCGACCATCGACAACACGATGTTCGCGCGCGGCATTGCCTCGCTGCAGCAGTATCTGTCCTCGGTCGGATACATGCTGTTCCTCACCACCAGCGGCTACGACCTCGACGTCGAATTGCAGCAGGCGCGCAATCTGATCAGCCGCGGTGTCGACGGCCTCGTGCTGCGCGGCGATTGCCATCACGACGGATTGCGAAAACTGCTCGCCGACAATGCGGTGCCCTTCATCAATGTCGGCATCTATCAGCCTGACCGCCCCTACCCTTGCGTCGGCACCGACAATGAGGCCGCAGCCCATCGCGCCGCCGCACATGTCATCGAGCTCGGCCATCGCCGGATCGGGATCGTCTCTGCGCTCCAGCGCAACAATGACCGCGCCAGCGCCCGCGTCGCCGGCTTCCGCCGCGCGCTCGCCGAGAACGGCCTCGAGCTTCCCCCGCAATGGCATGTCGAGGTGCCCTATACGCTCGACGACGCCCGCGAGGCGGCCCGCTATCTCCTCAACCTCAAGGACCGCCCGACGGCCGTAGTCTGCGGCAACGACGTCATCGCCTATGGCGTGCTGCTCGAGGCGGAGCGCGACGGATTCTCGGTGCCGCGCGATCTGTCGGTCGTCGGCTTCGACGATCTCGACTGGAGCCGCCATTTGCGGCCGAGCCTGACCACGATCCACGTCCCGACCGGAGAAACCTGGCAGCGTGCGGGCGAATATCTGGTCCGAAGCCTCGCCGGCGAGCAGACCATCATGCACCGCGAGATCGACTTCTCGCTGGTGGTCCGTGAATCGACTGCTCCTCCTCCGAAATCCCTGAAGTGA
- a CDS encoding ABC transporter substrate-binding protein: MKARMLATHVALPVLAIAVSAQARAADFDWMKFKGKTVTFLANNNPVSQALLTYKADFEKLTGMTLKVDGYQEQQMRQRLVTVMNANSDEVDVFMTLPSREGEQFAAAGWYADLTTMAKNEVAKDYDPSGVSQALLKAATFNGKLTSMPMNLEGPIFYYRTDIFKKCGLDAPKTIKDVEAAAEKIKTCDGTVTPFVSRGLKPAVAYTFSNLLHNIGGTYIANGKSNLCSAKGKEALDTYSRLLRDFGPPGVVNYSFQQISALYRGGRAAMAFESSNELRTVMEGGARLKDTGLLPFPAGDAGQVPTTIGWGMAVSSHSKQPDAAWYFVQWATSPEVQKKMALQGIAPPRPSVANDPEYRKWIDEEPVRKEWQAALDVLATKGSSEVGYPIVANPQSREFIGQAVQDLILKQKPIDQACADADKALDALIALN; this comes from the coding sequence ATGAAGGCCAGGATGCTCGCGACGCATGTCGCGTTGCCCGTTCTCGCGATTGCCGTCAGCGCGCAGGCGCGCGCCGCCGATTTCGACTGGATGAAGTTCAAGGGCAAGACCGTCACCTTTCTCGCCAACAATAATCCGGTCTCGCAGGCGCTGCTGACCTACAAAGCTGATTTCGAGAAGCTGACCGGCATGACCCTGAAGGTCGACGGTTATCAGGAACAGCAGATGCGCCAGCGTCTGGTCACCGTCATGAATGCGAACAGCGACGAGGTCGACGTGTTCATGACGCTGCCTTCGCGCGAGGGCGAGCAGTTCGCGGCGGCCGGATGGTACGCTGATCTCACGACAATGGCCAAGAACGAGGTCGCCAAGGACTATGATCCGAGCGGGGTGAGCCAGGCCCTGCTCAAGGCCGCGACCTTCAACGGTAAGCTCACCAGCATGCCCATGAATCTCGAAGGGCCGATCTTCTATTATCGCACCGACATCTTCAAGAAGTGCGGCCTCGATGCGCCGAAGACGATCAAGGACGTCGAGGCTGCGGCCGAGAAGATCAAGACCTGCGATGGCACGGTGACGCCGTTCGTCTCGCGCGGCCTCAAGCCGGCGGTCGCCTACACCTTCAGCAACCTGCTGCACAATATCGGCGGCACATACATCGCCAACGGCAAGTCGAACCTCTGTTCGGCCAAGGGCAAGGAGGCGCTTGACACCTATAGCCGGCTGCTGCGCGACTTCGGACCGCCCGGCGTCGTCAACTACAGCTTCCAGCAGATTTCGGCGCTCTATCGCGGCGGCCGCGCCGCAATGGCGTTCGAATCCTCGAATGAGCTGCGCACGGTGATGGAAGGCGGTGCGCGCCTGAAGGACACCGGCCTGCTGCCGTTCCCGGCGGGCGATGCCGGCCAGGTGCCGACCACGATCGGCTGGGGCATGGCAGTGTCCTCGCACAGCAAGCAGCCGGATGCGGCCTGGTACTTCGTGCAATGGGCGACCAGCCCCGAGGTGCAGAAGAAGATGGCGCTCCAGGGCATCGCGCCGCCGCGCCCGTCCGTCGCCAACGATCCCGAATATCGCAAGTGGATCGACGAGGAGCCGGTGCGGAAGGAATGGCAGGCCGCGCTCGACGTGCTCGCCACCAAGGGTTCGTCCGAAGTCGGCTATCCCATCGTCGCCAATCCGCAATCGCGCGAGTTCATCGGGCAGGCGGTGCAGGACCTGATCCTGAAGCAGAAGCCGATCGACCAAGCCTGCGCGGATGCCGACAAGGCGCTCGATGCGCTGATCGCACTGAATTAA
- a CDS encoding carbohydrate ABC transporter permease produces MSDTAATLTQDRQKLEMAALSAPAVIFTVAMIAFPVLYTIWLGFQTFSSTGKQSFAGLANYSKLISDYEFWHGLWVTIALYVLSLVLQLVFGVWLALVLFHAKRLPGIVRSLFISPFMMPPVVAGMMWLVILDPSLGAANYILQSLGLPPSDWLASPTWVIPTVALIDSWQWTPYVALIVLGGLQSLPPSVYEAAQIDGASPFKTFQRITLPLLLPTIVTAAILRSVDLLRFFDIIYITTQGGPGNASNTLNIYGFRVGFEFFNIGYASALMLTLTAIVFGALLAFNRLRGAVAW; encoded by the coding sequence ATGTCGGACACGGCTGCGACACTGACGCAGGACCGGCAGAAGCTGGAGATGGCGGCGCTTTCGGCACCGGCCGTGATCTTCACGGTCGCGATGATCGCGTTTCCGGTCCTCTATACGATCTGGCTCGGCTTCCAGACGTTCTCCTCGACCGGCAAGCAGTCGTTCGCGGGCCTCGCCAATTATTCGAAGTTGATTTCGGACTACGAGTTCTGGCACGGACTGTGGGTCACCATCGCGCTTTATGTGCTGTCGCTGGTGCTCCAGCTCGTCTTCGGCGTCTGGCTGGCGCTGGTGCTGTTCCACGCCAAGCGCCTGCCGGGCATCGTGCGCTCGCTGTTCATCTCGCCCTTCATGATGCCGCCGGTGGTGGCGGGCATGATGTGGCTGGTCATCCTCGATCCGTCGCTGGGCGCCGCCAACTATATCCTGCAATCGCTCGGCCTGCCGCCCTCGGACTGGCTGGCCTCGCCGACATGGGTCATTCCGACCGTGGCGCTGATCGACAGCTGGCAGTGGACGCCTTACGTCGCGCTGATCGTACTGGGCGGGCTGCAGTCGCTGCCGCCGAGCGTCTACGAGGCCGCGCAGATCGACGGCGCATCGCCGTTCAAGACGTTCCAGCGCATCACGCTGCCGCTGCTGCTGCCGACCATCGTCACCGCGGCGATCCTGCGCAGCGTCGATCTCCTGCGCTTCTTCGACATCATCTACATCACCACTCAGGGCGGCCCGGGCAACGCTTCCAACACGCTCAACATCTACGGCTTCCGGGTCGGCTTCGAATTCTTCAACATCGGCTATGCCAGCGCCCTGATGCTGACGCTGACGGCGATCGTGTTCGGCGCCTTGCTCGCCTTCAACCGCCTGCGCGGCGCGGTGGCGTGGTGA
- a CDS encoding carbohydrate ABC transporter permease, whose protein sequence is MTDAATTDRWIRWLNTLQLVLAGVLIMAPTVWMVLSSFKPSFEVTAYPPTLIFTPTLENYVELTKTTPFLSYALNSLIVTVGSTALGLLFGIPAAFAVSWTRISWPAILTLAARMAPGTLFLLPWYVMFRQIGMIGSYTALILSHAVITLPIVIWVLLPSFDGIPRSVFEAAQVDGCSVTRILWRIALPLVASGVAVSAILAFVFSWNYFLFALVLSNGDTKTLIAAAFNFIGEGSTQWGALMAAATLIALPPLVLAALVQRWLVSGLTLGAVKG, encoded by the coding sequence ATGACCGACGCAGCCACCACCGATCGCTGGATCCGCTGGCTCAACACGCTGCAGCTCGTGCTCGCCGGCGTGCTCATCATGGCGCCGACGGTCTGGATGGTGCTGTCCTCGTTCAAGCCGTCGTTCGAGGTCACCGCCTATCCGCCGACGCTGATCTTCACGCCGACGCTGGAGAACTATGTCGAGCTGACCAAGACCACGCCGTTCCTCAGCTACGCGCTCAACAGCCTGATCGTCACGGTCGGCTCGACCGCGCTCGGCCTGCTGTTTGGAATTCCCGCCGCTTTCGCCGTCTCCTGGACGCGCATCTCATGGCCGGCGATCCTGACGCTCGCAGCGCGCATGGCGCCGGGCACTCTGTTTCTGCTGCCGTGGTACGTCATGTTCCGGCAAATCGGCATGATCGGCTCGTACACCGCGCTGATCCTCAGCCATGCCGTGATCACGCTGCCGATCGTGATCTGGGTCTTGCTGCCGTCGTTCGACGGCATACCACGCAGCGTGTTCGAGGCGGCGCAGGTCGACGGATGCAGCGTCACGCGCATCCTCTGGCGCATCGCGCTGCCGCTGGTGGCGTCCGGCGTGGCTGTCTCCGCGATCCTCGCCTTCGTCTTCTCTTGGAACTACTTCCTGTTTGCGCTGGTGCTCTCCAATGGCGACACCAAGACGCTGATCGCGGCGGCCTTCAACTTCATCGGCGAAGGCTCGACGCAATGGGGCGCCCTCATGGCCGCGGCGACGCTGATCGCATTGCCGCCGCTTGTGCTCGCCGCCCTGGTTCAGCGCTGGCTGGTGTCCGGACTGACGCTCGGCGCGGTGAAAGGCTAG
- a CDS encoding zinc-dependent alcohol dehydrogenase family protein: protein MNVSPHPNSIMQAAVFHGNDRITIERVAMPEVGAGEVLVRVSRTALCGSDFKLWHKGAEFTAGHEIFGVVEQPGHRLHGRRCAVYIPLHCDHCAACKRGDTQMCLEVSSLIGWNRPGGYAEYVPVPENCLLPVPDDIEDSLAPLLLDTIGTSGHAVRFVSRVVPASEAGPVLVMGAGPVGLGVVLALRALGYGDIYVADPNAARLKIAQSFGAKAHPVGDTSKRFALIMECSGAHAARNLGIELVLPRGALVLVGENAAPWTIEEGKVFRRKDFYMIRTFYFPVSDFEPNVELLRKYKDEYRVLVDGEFGLSALPENFARFAKGELIKPVLALD from the coding sequence ATGAACGTATCGCCCCATCCGAATTCGATCATGCAGGCCGCGGTCTTCCACGGCAACGACCGCATCACCATCGAGCGTGTTGCGATGCCCGAAGTCGGCGCCGGCGAGGTGCTGGTGCGCGTCTCGCGCACCGCGCTGTGCGGCTCGGACTTCAAGCTCTGGCACAAGGGCGCCGAGTTCACCGCCGGTCACGAGATCTTTGGCGTCGTCGAGCAGCCTGGTCACCGGCTGCATGGCCGCCGCTGCGCCGTTTATATCCCGCTTCATTGCGACCACTGCGCGGCCTGCAAGCGCGGGGACACCCAGATGTGCCTGGAAGTCTCGAGCCTGATCGGCTGGAACAGGCCAGGCGGCTATGCCGAATACGTTCCGGTGCCCGAAAACTGCCTGCTGCCGGTGCCTGACGATATCGAGGACAGCCTCGCGCCGCTGCTGCTCGACACCATCGGCACGTCGGGGCACGCCGTGCGCTTCGTCAGTCGCGTGGTGCCAGCGAGTGAGGCAGGTCCGGTCCTCGTCATGGGGGCGGGGCCGGTCGGCCTCGGCGTGGTGCTGGCGCTCCGCGCGCTCGGCTATGGCGATATCTACGTCGCCGATCCCAACGCGGCGCGGTTGAAGATCGCGCAGTCCTTCGGCGCGAAGGCGCACCCGGTCGGCGATACCTCCAAGCGCTTCGCCCTCATTATGGAATGCTCCGGCGCCCATGCGGCGCGCAATCTCGGCATCGAGCTGGTTCTGCCGCGCGGCGCGCTGGTGCTGGTCGGCGAGAACGCCGCGCCCTGGACCATCGAGGAAGGCAAGGTCTTCCGTCGCAAGGATTTCTATATGATCCGGACCTTCTATTTCCCGGTCTCGGATTTCGAGCCGAATGTCGAGCTGCTGCGCAAGTACAAGGATGAATACCGCGTCCTGGTCGATGGCGAGTTCGGCCTGTCGGCTCTGCCCGAGAATTTCGCCCGGTTCGCCAAGGGCGAGCTGATCAAGCCCGTGCTGGCGCTGGACTGA
- a CDS encoding ABC transporter ATP-binding protein has protein sequence MASISIRNLTKRYGNFTVIPDLNLEIADHEFVVFVGPSGCGKSTLLRIIAGLEPISSGDLYIGDKRVNGVQAAQRDIAMVFQDYALYPHMKVYDNMSFALELRGTPKAEIDARVKRAAALLHIEPYLDRKPKELSGGQRQRVAMGRAIVRNPKAFLFDEPLSNLDAKLRGQVRAEIKALSQELKTTMVFVTHDQIEAMTMADRIVVLQSGTIQQYDTPEAVYERPANQFVAGFIGSPAMNFFPVEWRQERAILSQGGTVVPLDGETASNLSKAGNAVLGIRPEHFAVATDAADGIAINVKLVEPLGSDTLIHFDLAGGSAIARVDPALRPKVGDRINLRPQPGKTHLFDSAKGLVLR, from the coding sequence ATGGCCTCGATCTCGATCCGAAATCTCACCAAACGCTACGGCAATTTCACTGTGATCCCCGATCTCAATCTGGAGATCGCGGACCACGAGTTCGTCGTGTTCGTCGGCCCGTCTGGCTGCGGCAAATCGACCTTGCTGCGTATCATCGCCGGCCTGGAGCCGATCTCGTCAGGCGACCTCTATATCGGCGACAAGCGCGTCAACGGCGTGCAGGCCGCGCAGCGCGATATCGCCATGGTGTTCCAGGACTACGCGCTCTATCCGCACATGAAAGTCTACGACAACATGTCGTTTGCGCTGGAGCTGCGCGGCACGCCGAAAGCGGAGATCGACGCCCGGGTGAAACGTGCCGCCGCGTTGCTGCACATCGAGCCTTATCTCGACCGTAAGCCGAAGGAGCTCTCCGGCGGCCAGCGCCAGCGCGTCGCCATGGGGCGCGCCATCGTGCGTAACCCCAAGGCCTTCCTGTTCGACGAGCCGCTGTCCAATCTCGACGCCAAGCTGCGCGGGCAGGTGCGCGCCGAGATCAAGGCGCTGTCGCAGGAGCTGAAGACCACCATGGTCTTCGTCACCCATGATCAGATCGAAGCCATGACGATGGCCGACCGGATCGTGGTGCTCCAGAGCGGCACGATCCAGCAATACGATACGCCCGAGGCGGTCTATGAGCGGCCGGCTAACCAGTTCGTCGCCGGCTTCATCGGCTCGCCCGCGATGAACTTCTTCCCGGTCGAGTGGCGTCAGGAGCGTGCGATCCTTTCGCAAGGTGGAACGGTGGTGCCGCTGGACGGCGAGACCGCGAGCAACCTGAGTAAGGCCGGCAACGCCGTGCTGGGCATTCGCCCCGAACATTTTGCCGTCGCTACCGATGCTGCCGATGGTATCGCCATCAACGTCAAGCTGGTCGAGCCGCTCGGCTCGGATACGCTGATCCATTTCGATCTCGCCGGCGGCTCCGCCATTGCGCGGGTCGATCCGGCGCTGCGGCCGAAGGTCGGCGATCGCATCAATCTGCGTCCGCAGCCGGGCAAGACGCATCTGTTTGACTCTGCCAAGGGACTGGTCCTGCGGTGA
- a CDS encoding sugar kinase, producing the protein MSASANIGDLSALADVASRARPVHVICLGLSALDQVWRVDRPFAGGSEKIKALEYGTLGGGMAANASVAVAKLGASVAFWGRAGNDAAGKEMKSAFIAEGVDVENFRLFPDGRSSVSGIIVDSSGERQIVNFRGLFPEAADWLPLEAVARASSVLADPRWVEGAATLFREARARGIPTVLDGDMADAEVFERLLPSTDHAIFSEPALAAFAGSAKDESLAALARFGCRVIAVTRGEGGVSWYENGQLHRQAAYAVDVVDTTGAGDVFHGAYALAIGAGLDIRAAMTFSAATAAMKCRHAGGRNGIPAINECLVFMRTKP; encoded by the coding sequence GTGAGCGCGTCGGCCAACATTGGTGATCTCTCCGCGCTGGCGGACGTCGCGTCCAGGGCGAGGCCCGTGCACGTGATCTGCCTCGGCCTGTCCGCGCTCGACCAGGTCTGGCGCGTCGATCGGCCGTTCGCGGGTGGAAGCGAGAAGATCAAGGCCCTCGAATACGGCACGCTTGGCGGCGGCATGGCCGCCAATGCGAGTGTGGCAGTGGCAAAGCTCGGCGCGTCTGTCGCGTTCTGGGGGCGGGCAGGGAATGATGCCGCCGGCAAAGAAATGAAGTCGGCTTTCATCGCTGAAGGCGTCGATGTCGAGAATTTCCGGCTGTTTCCCGATGGTCGTTCGTCGGTCTCCGGGATCATCGTCGACAGCAGCGGCGAGCGGCAGATCGTCAATTTCCGTGGCCTCTTTCCGGAGGCCGCAGACTGGCTTCCACTCGAAGCCGTTGCGCGCGCATCGTCCGTGCTGGCGGATCCGCGCTGGGTCGAAGGCGCGGCGACGCTGTTCCGTGAGGCGCGAGCGCGTGGCATCCCGACGGTGCTTGACGGCGACATGGCCGATGCCGAGGTGTTCGAGCGGCTGCTGCCGTCGACCGACCACGCGATCTTCTCCGAGCCCGCGCTCGCCGCCTTTGCCGGCTCGGCCAAAGATGAATCTCTTGCAGCGCTTGCGCGCTTCGGTTGCCGGGTCATCGCGGTCACGCGCGGCGAGGGCGGTGTCAGCTGGTATGAGAACGGCCAGCTGCACCGGCAGGCCGCCTATGCCGTCGACGTCGTCGACACTACTGGCGCGGGCGACGTCTTCCATGGCGCCTATGCGCTGGCGATCGGCGCCGGTCTCGACATACGCGCTGCCATGACTTTTTCGGCGGCCACGGCCGCCATGAAATGCCGCCACGCCGGCGGCCGCAATGGAATCCCTGCCATCAACGAGTGTCTTGTATTCATGAGGACGAAGCCATGA
- a CDS encoding tagatose 1,6-diphosphate aldolase, whose amino-acid sequence MRTIGKNRGLARLADADGHFRMVALDQRPPLFDAIAKAKGITRDQVEYSDVTAAKRLLVENLAPHCSSMLFDPNFAVPAAIDLLPPRCGLIMTLEEHRVEETAGGRKSRAITNWSVEKIRAMGGDAVKVLAWYRPDADAAVNEHQKKFVREIGDDCARHDIPYVLELLVYPFLGSANHTADYVESPGKLPQLVIDSVREFAKPEYNVDLLKLESPLAANGLPARDGSAEAKAAQKEFDAIGDICRERSIPWVLLSGGAAPEKFERVLDYSYAAGASGFLAGRTIWLDAVLKNFPDRAAVSASLRKDGLGVLERLNQLTTAKGTPWKARFPVFSDIKQEGDFARAY is encoded by the coding sequence ATGAGAACGATTGGAAAGAACCGCGGCCTGGCACGGCTTGCTGACGCGGATGGCCACTTTCGCATGGTCGCGCTGGATCAGCGGCCGCCACTGTTCGACGCCATCGCGAAAGCAAAGGGCATCACGCGGGATCAGGTCGAATATTCCGACGTCACGGCGGCCAAGCGCCTTCTCGTCGAGAACCTCGCGCCGCATTGCAGCTCGATGCTGTTCGACCCGAACTTTGCCGTGCCTGCTGCGATCGATCTGTTGCCGCCGCGCTGCGGCCTGATCATGACTCTGGAAGAGCATCGCGTCGAGGAGACCGCGGGTGGCCGCAAGTCGCGCGCCATCACCAATTGGAGCGTGGAAAAGATCCGAGCCATGGGCGGTGACGCTGTCAAGGTGCTGGCCTGGTACCGGCCGGACGCCGATGCCGCGGTGAACGAGCATCAGAAGAAGTTCGTGCGGGAGATCGGCGATGACTGCGCCCGCCACGACATTCCCTACGTGCTCGAGTTGCTGGTCTATCCGTTCCTCGGCAGTGCCAATCACACGGCCGATTACGTGGAATCGCCCGGCAAGCTTCCTCAGCTCGTCATCGACAGTGTGCGCGAGTTCGCCAAACCCGAATACAACGTCGATCTTCTCAAGCTGGAGAGCCCGCTGGCAGCCAACGGCCTGCCGGCCCGCGACGGCAGCGCGGAGGCCAAGGCCGCGCAAAAGGAGTTCGATGCGATCGGCGATATCTGCCGCGAGCGGAGCATCCCCTGGGTGCTGCTGTCGGGCGGTGCAGCGCCCGAAAAGTTTGAGCGTGTGCTCGACTACTCCTATGCCGCGGGGGCAAGCGGATTCCTGGCAGGCCGCACCATCTGGCTCGATGCCGTCCTGAAGAATTTTCCAGACCGCGCGGCGGTCTCCGCAAGCCTGCGCAAGGATGGCCTCGGCGTGCTGGAGCGGCTCAACCAGCTGACCACGGCCAAGGGCACGCCCTGGAAGGCGCGCTTTCCGGTATTCAGCGATATCAAGCAGGAAGGTGACTTCGCGCGCGCCTACTAA